A portion of the Sphingobacterium spiritivorum genome contains these proteins:
- a CDS encoding SusC/RagA family TonB-linked outer membrane protein, producing MNNMNELSRWKDSPVWRILTLMILLIFSSHTASSQTRQVQGTVLDQDGKPLAGVSVSVVESQKQTFSDGKGNFSIAVKPSDKSLTFSYVGYEGKIVALGDRTQLQVSLAVSTSQMDEVVVIGYGTAQRKDLTGSVGSVKIEDLQKAPVKTFDEALAGRVAGVQVSSAEGQPGSGIDITIRGNNSITQSNFPLFVIDGFPFESAGDQSINPINTIDPGDIESIDVLKDASATAIYGARGANGVIIVTTKRGKVGKPVLTFNTYYGLQENNKRLQSLNPYEFVRLQNEIDSVRTRTLYFQDGRNLDYYRTVKGINWEDEITRIAPMQNHYFNMSGGTEKTKYSTTLSYTGQDGVLINSGFKRILGKMVLDQQVNDKLKVGLNAGYSYIKTFGTPTSASGYVNETNMLFSVWSFRPLSIDPTLDLINEPVDPEVEQGNNNTFNPILTARNELRENYGGSLNTNAYLEYEINKYLKLRLAGGYNQGQREYDVFNGRFSRSGFISNFAVSGSKSIFMSSGWQNANTLTYARRLNKNHYFDLMVGFSAESGKSRLFNGSAILLPNESLGLNGLGEGIPNAVGAGSSEWALASFMGRLNYKLLDRFIFTTTLRVDGSSRFLGDNIWGYFPSAAAAWQMDKEEWLKSVPAISTSKLRVSWGVTGNNAVSNFAAYPAMAAVNTDAGNFYNNFPGYTFGGGYSNGLANISIGNPNLKWESTSQIDIGYNLGLFKDKLTVEVDVYDKKTSNLLLNADMSPNTGYYRSIKNIGKVGNRGLEVTLSYSPIVKKDFSWNTSFNIAFNRNKVLSLAENQNYLLTSQGWGDDWKNIPGYVAKIGEPIGMFYGYIYEGVYKYDDFNKVGDNYVLKDNVTSNNASGTSVQPGDIKYRDLNGDYIINEADKTVIGNPNPVHIGGFSNNFSYKGFDLNVFLQWSYGNDILNANRIVFESAYKYGYNQWATYADRWSPENPDSDIPGVAAIKGNASKAYSTRVVEDGSFLRLKTVALGYNFKREFLQGIKLKTLRIYASAQNLVTWTKYSGYDPEVSVRRSALTPGFDFSAYPRARTITVGLNTTF from the coding sequence ATGAACAACATGAATGAGCTTAGTAGGTGGAAGGACAGTCCTGTGTGGCGTATCCTTACATTAATGATTCTGTTGATTTTTTCATCACACACGGCCAGTAGTCAGACCCGGCAGGTACAGGGAACAGTCCTGGATCAGGACGGGAAACCTTTGGCGGGTGTGTCTGTGAGCGTGGTAGAATCTCAGAAACAAACGTTTTCCGATGGGAAAGGTAATTTTAGTATTGCTGTGAAACCCTCAGACAAATCCTTAACATTTAGTTATGTCGGCTATGAAGGCAAGATCGTGGCGCTGGGTGATCGTACGCAGTTACAGGTGTCACTTGCAGTGTCGACCTCACAGATGGATGAAGTGGTCGTCATCGGATATGGTACTGCGCAACGTAAGGACCTGACCGGATCTGTGGGATCGGTAAAAATTGAAGATCTGCAGAAAGCCCCGGTTAAAACTTTTGATGAAGCACTTGCCGGACGAGTGGCAGGGGTACAGGTCAGTTCGGCAGAAGGACAGCCGGGTTCGGGTATTGATATTACCATTCGTGGAAATAACTCGATCACACAAAGTAACTTTCCGCTCTTTGTAATAGATGGTTTTCCATTTGAAAGTGCGGGAGACCAGTCTATCAATCCCATAAATACAATTGATCCGGGAGATATCGAATCTATTGATGTGCTGAAAGATGCTTCGGCTACTGCTATTTACGGAGCACGGGGAGCCAATGGGGTTATTATTGTTACGACCAAAAGAGGGAAGGTAGGAAAACCGGTATTGACATTTAATACATACTACGGGCTGCAGGAAAATAATAAAAGACTACAATCCCTGAATCCTTACGAATTTGTGCGTCTGCAAAATGAGATTGATTCTGTTCGTACCCGAACCTTATATTTTCAGGATGGCCGCAATCTGGACTATTACCGTACAGTAAAGGGAATCAACTGGGAAGATGAGATTACACGCATCGCACCGATGCAGAATCACTATTTTAACATGTCAGGAGGCACCGAAAAAACCAAGTATTCTACCACATTGTCGTATACCGGGCAAGATGGAGTACTGATAAATTCGGGTTTCAAACGTATACTGGGTAAGATGGTGCTGGATCAGCAGGTCAATGATAAACTGAAAGTAGGCTTAAATGCCGGTTATTCTTACATCAAAACTTTTGGTACACCGACTTCAGCATCGGGTTATGTCAATGAGACGAATATGCTCTTCAGTGTATGGTCATTCAGACCGTTGTCTATTGATCCGACATTGGATCTGATCAATGAGCCGGTCGATCCGGAAGTTGAGCAGGGAAATAATAATACCTTCAATCCTATACTGACAGCCCGAAATGAGCTTCGGGAAAATTATGGTGGTAGTCTGAATACAAATGCTTATCTGGAATACGAAATCAATAAATATCTGAAACTTCGTCTGGCTGGTGGTTACAATCAGGGTCAGCGTGAGTATGATGTCTTCAACGGACGATTCTCGAGATCCGGTTTTATTTCCAACTTTGCGGTCAGCGGGTCCAAATCTATCTTTATGAGTTCAGGCTGGCAAAATGCCAATACCCTGACGTATGCACGGAGATTAAATAAGAATCATTACTTCGATCTGATGGTCGGTTTCTCTGCCGAATCCGGCAAAAGCAGACTGTTCAACGGAAGTGCTATTCTTCTGCCAAATGAAAGTCTGGGTCTGAATGGCCTGGGAGAAGGTATCCCAAATGCGGTAGGAGCAGGCTCTTCTGAATGGGCATTAGCTTCCTTTATGGGAAGATTAAACTATAAGCTGCTGGATCGTTTTATTTTTACGACTACCTTACGTGTAGACGGTTCTTCCCGTTTCCTTGGAGACAATATCTGGGGTTACTTTCCTTCAGCTGCTGCGGCATGGCAGATGGATAAAGAAGAGTGGCTTAAATCGGTTCCGGCAATTTCGACCTCCAAACTTCGCGTGTCATGGGGAGTCACCGGTAACAATGCTGTCAGCAATTTTGCTGCTTATCCGGCTATGGCTGCAGTCAATACAGATGCCGGTAATTTCTACAATAATTTTCCGGGATATACTTTTGGCGGAGGTTATTCCAATGGACTGGCAAATATCAGTATCGGAAATCCGAACCTGAAATGGGAGTCAACTAGTCAGATCGATATCGGATATAATCTGGGATTGTTCAAAGATAAGCTCACCGTAGAAGTAGATGTATACGATAAGAAAACATCCAATCTGTTGCTGAATGCCGATATGTCTCCGAACACCGGATATTACAGATCTATCAAGAATATCGGCAAAGTGGGTAACAGAGGACTGGAAGTCACACTTAGCTATTCACCTATTGTCAAAAAGGACTTTAGCTGGAATACATCTTTTAATATTGCTTTTAACAGAAACAAAGTCTTGTCACTGGCTGAGAATCAAAACTATCTGCTGACCAGTCAGGGATGGGGTGATGACTGGAAAAATATTCCGGGATATGTGGCCAAGATAGGTGAGCCTATCGGCATGTTCTATGGATATATCTATGAAGGTGTATATAAGTATGATGATTTTAATAAGGTCGGGGATAATTATGTGCTGAAGGACAATGTGACCTCTAATAATGCTTCAGGTACTTCAGTTCAGCCGGGAGATATCAAATACCGTGATCTGAACGGCGACTACATTATCAATGAAGCAGATAAGACAGTTATCGGTAATCCTAATCCTGTTCACATAGGAGGTTTTTCCAATAACTTTTCATATAAAGGTTTTGACCTGAATGTCTTTTTACAATGGTCCTACGGCAATGATATTCTGAATGCCAATCGTATTGTATTTGAATCGGCCTATAAGTATGGTTATAACCAATGGGCTACCTATGCGGACCGATGGTCTCCCGAAAATCCGGATTCAGATATCCCGGGCGTAGCAGCAATCAAAGGAAATGCTTCCAAAGCATATTCAACGCGTGTAGTGGAGGATGGTTCATTTCTGAGGCTGAAGACAGTAGCTCTGGGCTATAATTTCAAAAGGGAGTTTTTGCAGGGTATCAAACTGAAGACACTGCGGATATATGCCTCCGCTCAGAATCTCGTGACCTGGACTAAATATTCAGGCTATGATCCGGAAGTCTCCGTGAGGAGATCTGCTTTGACTCCGGGTTTTGACTTTTCTGCTTACCCGAGAGCCAGAACGATAACTGTGGGTTTGAATACAACATTTTAA
- a CDS encoding FAD-dependent oxidoreductase, whose protein sequence is MKIYLVFITLFFTCLIHAEGASPVRVDVLIVGGGASGTTAAIQASRLGVKTLVIEETQWLGGMLTAAGVSAIDGNHQMPAGLWGEFRSHLYKYYGGPAAVETGWVSNTLFEPSVGNKILKTMIAAEKNVEVWYSSQWKKITKTAQGWEVEVDKKGKKIQVSARIVIDATELGDLLPAVGASYKIGMDSRQDTKEEYAPEKANDIIQDLTYVAVLKDYGPGADKTIRKPKGYDPKVFEHACDVADPASHDNTPKIDCSQMITYGKLPNGKYMINWPKDGNDIYLNIIEKSPEERKKALQEAKDHTLRFIYHLQTVLGFKHLGLADDEFDTADKLPFIPYHRESRRVTGIAALTLPYVQKPYEQDVPLYRAGGIVGDYTIDHHHLKNPDAPKIDFVKIKVPSYNVPLGALIPAGVDNFIVAEKSISVSNIVAGATRLQPVVLGIGQAAGALAALAVKEGRSPQHLQVRTVQQTLLENDAYLMPFIDVKPQDRYFEAVQRIGATGILKGKGIAYKWANQTWFYPEHRISEYDLTEGLRTYYPQLRDVQASGKDLEIDFLATLIHSIDPKKGKEEIINAYSGNKYLTRAEAAVLIDQYLNPFAQNIDFQGRLK, encoded by the coding sequence ATGAAAATCTACCTAGTATTCATCACCTTATTCTTTACCTGTTTAATTCATGCTGAGGGTGCTTCTCCTGTCCGTGTCGATGTACTTATCGTCGGTGGGGGAGCCAGTGGTACCACGGCAGCTATACAAGCCTCCCGTCTCGGGGTGAAGACACTGGTCATTGAAGAAACACAATGGCTGGGTGGAATGCTTACGGCTGCCGGGGTTTCTGCTATAGATGGCAATCATCAGATGCCGGCGGGGCTGTGGGGCGAATTCAGAAGTCATTTATATAAGTATTATGGAGGCCCTGCCGCTGTAGAGACGGGATGGGTAAGTAATACGCTCTTTGAACCTTCCGTCGGAAATAAAATTCTGAAAACCATGATTGCCGCAGAAAAAAACGTGGAAGTCTGGTATTCTTCACAATGGAAGAAAATAACTAAAACGGCACAGGGCTGGGAGGTCGAGGTAGATAAGAAAGGGAAGAAAATACAGGTGTCGGCCAGAATTGTAATCGATGCAACGGAGCTTGGAGATCTGCTGCCGGCAGTGGGAGCATCCTATAAGATTGGTATGGATAGCCGTCAGGATACAAAAGAGGAATATGCTCCCGAAAAAGCAAATGATATTATTCAGGATCTGACTTATGTAGCGGTGTTGAAAGATTACGGTCCCGGAGCAGATAAGACGATCAGGAAACCAAAGGGATATGATCCAAAGGTGTTCGAGCATGCCTGTGATGTAGCCGATCCGGCATCGCATGATAATACGCCTAAGATTGACTGTTCACAAATGATCACGTACGGAAAACTTCCGAACGGGAAATATATGATCAACTGGCCAAAGGATGGCAATGATATTTATCTGAATATAATCGAGAAATCACCGGAAGAACGTAAGAAAGCATTGCAGGAGGCCAAAGATCATACCTTGCGTTTTATCTACCACCTGCAGACTGTACTTGGATTTAAACATCTGGGACTTGCGGATGACGAGTTTGATACAGCAGATAAACTGCCTTTTATTCCTTACCATCGGGAATCCAGAAGAGTAACGGGGATTGCGGCGTTGACGTTGCCTTATGTTCAAAAGCCATATGAACAGGATGTACCCTTATACAGAGCAGGAGGTATTGTAGGGGACTATACCATAGATCATCATCACCTGAAAAACCCGGATGCTCCAAAAATTGATTTTGTGAAAATCAAAGTGCCTTCTTACAATGTGCCTCTTGGAGCTCTTATTCCGGCAGGTGTAGATAATTTTATTGTTGCAGAAAAGAGCATCAGTGTGAGTAATATCGTAGCAGGAGCGACACGTCTTCAACCGGTAGTATTGGGTATCGGTCAGGCAGCCGGTGCACTGGCGGCTCTGGCTGTAAAAGAAGGCCGTAGTCCTCAGCATCTACAGGTAAGAACTGTGCAGCAAACGTTGCTTGAAAATGACGCTTATCTGATGCCTTTTATAGATGTCAAACCACAGGATCGCTATTTCGAAGCAGTACAACGCATTGGTGCAACCGGCATACTTAAGGGAAAAGGAATCGCTTATAAGTGGGCCAACCAGACCTGGTTTTATCCTGAACACCGTATCAGTGAATATGATCTCACTGAAGGATTAAGAACCTATTATCCACAGCTACGGGACGTACAGGCTTCCGGTAAAGATCTGGAAATTGATTTTTTGGCTACATTGATTCATAGCATTGATCCGAAAAAAGGCAAAGAAGAAATTATAAACGCATACAGCGGCAACAAGTATCTGACACGCGCTGAGGCGGCGGTGCTTATCGATCAGTACCTGAACCCTTTTGCGCAAAATATAGATTTTCAGGGTCGGCTGAAATAA
- a CDS encoding ROK family protein, with the protein MTFLEELNGDNFSGVAYKNIQLKKNIISFFCAHNSATIADLCKELNLSVPKVTNLINELIQEELVQDLGKINTNGGRRPNLYGLIADSVFFLGVDVKQNHINIGITNLQNELVYIKEHLPFTLSNSTASLEELIQLIHSSLKTFNIPKEKILGMGINLSGRINYSTGYSYSFFHFHEEPLSKILENELGIKTFLENDSRAMAYGEFNSEAIKTEKNVIFLNLDYGLGMGVMINSSLYYGKSGFAGEFGHIPIFNNEIICNCGKKGCLETEASGWALTRLFQEKLQEGSSSIILSHPVKTSPKTIADIKLKDIIAAAKADDVLAIELIAEVGEKIGRAIALLINVFNPELVILGGILSETGEYITLPIKSAINKFSLSLVNNDTKIISAVLGEKAGVLGACFLVRNRLLNKDYQ; encoded by the coding sequence ATGACATTCCTTGAAGAGCTTAATGGCGATAATTTTTCGGGTGTTGCCTACAAAAACATACAGTTAAAGAAAAATATCATTTCATTCTTTTGTGCGCACAACAGCGCCACAATCGCTGATCTGTGCAAGGAATTAAACCTAAGCGTCCCTAAAGTCACTAACCTGATTAACGAACTGATTCAGGAAGAACTGGTACAGGATCTGGGGAAAATCAATACGAATGGCGGAAGAAGACCCAACTTATACGGGCTGATCGCTGACTCCGTATTCTTTTTAGGAGTAGATGTCAAACAGAACCATATTAATATCGGGATTACGAATCTGCAAAATGAACTGGTCTATATAAAAGAACACCTTCCGTTTACGCTGAGCAACAGCACAGCTTCTCTGGAAGAATTAATACAACTGATCCACAGTTCACTAAAAACATTCAATATTCCTAAGGAAAAGATTCTGGGCATGGGCATTAACCTTTCGGGCCGGATCAATTACTCCACAGGCTACAGTTACAGTTTTTTCCATTTTCATGAAGAACCTCTATCCAAAATTCTGGAGAATGAACTGGGAATTAAGACATTTCTGGAGAATGACTCCCGGGCTATGGCTTATGGTGAATTCAACTCTGAAGCTATCAAAACGGAGAAAAATGTGATTTTTCTTAATCTGGACTATGGTCTCGGGATGGGTGTGATGATCAACAGTTCATTATACTATGGTAAATCCGGATTTGCAGGTGAATTTGGTCACATTCCTATTTTTAATAATGAGATCATATGTAACTGTGGTAAAAAAGGATGCCTGGAAACGGAAGCTTCAGGATGGGCCCTGACACGCTTATTTCAGGAAAAACTACAGGAAGGTTCTTCATCTATTATCCTCTCCCATCCGGTCAAAACTTCACCAAAAACAATCGCAGATATCAAATTAAAAGATATCATTGCTGCTGCAAAAGCGGATGATGTACTTGCAATAGAACTGATCGCTGAAGTAGGTGAAAAAATAGGAAGAGCAATCGCTTTGCTGATCAATGTATTTAATCCTGAGCTGGTGATCCTGGGAGGGATATTATCGGAAACCGGAGAATATATCACTTTACCGATTAAGAGTGCGATCAATAAATTTTCACTGAGCCTGGTCAATAACGACACAAAGATTATTTCGGCAGTTCTGGGCGAAAAAGCCGGAGTATTAGGAGCCTGTTTTCTGGTCAGAAACAGACTCCTGAACAAGGATTATCAATAA
- a CDS encoding copper amine oxidase, with product MNTTLKKRGLSVALGLLCASALYAQQVPQHIAAQLKNTRQGEIVRLENFLTESFDKMNYDKVIWPGPQYMISDDPEYIRIPEGIALKEKVEPGTVRLYVYNVNGVKEPKTDRKITAVIKNTGKGNMRLKMLKYSSQKPSTNYFKVGKEGLYDYFNSQGLVKERIIKPGQTVAVDEVLERNVVKYDELVHGIYEFLIDEPGEVAVLQTAPGTSGPKAYETIGSVIPTNKKNAGRGLFGVSNYKVFNEAVLETDKGVTQLVVADGKDDAWVKGIEGESNTVSTLAGNYGVMYNIELKWKSTDGKGLALLTWNSRSDNQWCSAMAASVVVSDGVYKGGVVQLPAERLNTKGSPEAVLIQIFKPEQIGKEQLLKLTYSPPGASCLPTPLVFVPIDLN from the coding sequence ATGAATACTACACTGAAGAAAAGGGGGCTCTCGGTAGCATTGGGATTGCTTTGTGCATCTGCTCTATATGCACAGCAGGTGCCCCAGCATATTGCAGCGCAATTGAAAAATACCAGGCAAGGGGAAATTGTCAGACTGGAAAACTTTCTGACGGAGAGTTTTGATAAAATGAATTACGATAAAGTGATCTGGCCGGGACCGCAATATATGATTTCGGACGATCCGGAATATATTCGCATTCCGGAGGGGATTGCGCTGAAGGAAAAAGTAGAACCCGGCACAGTGCGGCTGTATGTCTATAATGTAAACGGTGTCAAAGAACCAAAAACAGACCGAAAGATAACGGCTGTCATCAAGAATACCGGTAAAGGTAATATGCGCCTGAAAATGCTTAAATATTCTTCACAAAAACCGAGTACAAACTATTTCAAAGTTGGTAAGGAAGGATTATACGACTACTTCAATTCACAGGGGCTGGTAAAAGAACGTATTATAAAACCGGGACAGACCGTCGCTGTCGATGAAGTGCTGGAGCGCAACGTAGTCAAGTATGATGAACTGGTACATGGCATATATGAATTTCTGATCGATGAACCGGGCGAAGTAGCCGTATTACAGACTGCTCCGGGGACAAGTGGCCCAAAGGCTTATGAAACAATAGGTTCAGTAATTCCGACCAATAAGAAAAATGCAGGAAGAGGATTATTTGGGGTAAGCAATTATAAAGTATTTAATGAAGCAGTGCTGGAAACAGATAAAGGTGTCACACAGCTCGTGGTGGCAGATGGTAAAGATGATGCCTGGGTAAAAGGTATAGAAGGAGAAAGTAATACTGTATCTACATTAGCCGGCAATTACGGTGTGATGTATAATATTGAACTCAAATGGAAAAGTACTGATGGTAAGGGACTGGCTCTGCTGACCTGGAATTCCAGATCAGACAATCAATGGTGTAGCGCTATGGCTGCCAGTGTAGTCGTGAGTGATGGCGTATATAAAGGAGGCGTAGTGCAGTTACCTGCTGAGCGTCTCAATACGAAAGGAAGTCCGGAAGCTGTGCTGATTCAGATCTTTAAACCGGAGCAGATTGGTAAAGAGCAGTTGCTTAAATTGACATATTCTCCTCCGGGAGCATCCTGTCTGCCGACACCACTTGTTTTTGTGCCGATAGATCTTAATTAA
- a CDS encoding alpha/beta hydrolase, whose product MKIYFFLLLFLSSRLCFAQETVLITSQSLQTIDSVYIYKPEGYSKKKQYPVVYLLHSHGANYRTFSRILDLQRLSDTYGFLIVCPDGLKSSWFMNSPLKSGLQYEDFFIRELMPYINTHFGGRADASFVTGASMGGHGALWLFVNYPASFLSAGSSSGVVNLRHSGFKKTTIAEHLGEYSDTNENFDRYSVVTNIKRLKGLSKTFIFDCGTEDYLYKANKSLRDSCDQWKIKATYIARPGAHTGTYWSESLPVHFEYFNTLLKTKL is encoded by the coding sequence GTGAAAATTTACTTCTTTCTTCTTTTGTTTTTGTCATCCCGACTATGTTTTGCGCAAGAGACTGTGTTGATTACTTCTCAAAGTCTGCAGACTATAGATTCGGTGTATATATATAAACCTGAAGGATACTCGAAGAAGAAACAATATCCTGTTGTTTATCTGCTGCATAGTCATGGAGCTAACTATCGTACATTTTCCAGGATATTGGATCTGCAACGACTGTCTGATACCTATGGATTCCTGATTGTATGTCCGGATGGACTGAAAAGCAGTTGGTTTATGAATTCACCGTTGAAATCAGGTCTGCAATACGAAGATTTCTTTATCCGGGAACTTATGCCGTATATCAATACACATTTCGGAGGTCGTGCGGATGCTTCTTTTGTCACCGGAGCCAGTATGGGAGGACACGGAGCATTGTGGTTGTTTGTAAACTATCCGGCTTCCTTTTTAAGTGCCGGAAGCAGCTCCGGGGTCGTTAATCTGAGGCACTCCGGGTTTAAAAAAACAACGATAGCAGAACATCTGGGTGAATATAGCGATACAAATGAAAACTTCGACCGGTATTCTGTGGTCACGAACATAAAGCGATTAAAAGGGCTTTCCAAAACCTTCATTTTCGATTGTGGTACTGAAGATTACCTGTACAAAGCAAACAAAAGTCTGAGGGACAGCTGTGATCAGTGGAAGATCAAAGCTACCTATATCGCCCGGCCCGGAGCACATACCGGTACGTATTGGTCAGAGAGTCTGCCGGTACACTTTGAATATTTCAACACCTTACTAAAAACCAAATTATAA
- a CDS encoding acetyltransferase — protein MNIQQATPEDYKTIMQIWESAVRATHDFLKEEDFLFFKEAIPRDYLPQLTTYILYNQERAMGYIAVAEQHLEMLFVHADSRGKGYGKILLNYAVEQLGVRYVDVNEQNEQAVGFYFKMGFEQTGRSAQDGSGKPYPILHLQLQPKEAAR, from the coding sequence ATGAATATACAGCAGGCAACACCTGAAGATTATAAGACAATCATGCAGATATGGGAATCTGCAGTAAGGGCTACACATGATTTTCTAAAGGAAGAGGATTTTTTATTTTTCAAAGAAGCTATTCCCAGAGATTATCTGCCGCAACTTACGACCTATATCCTGTATAATCAGGAACGGGCAATGGGTTATATAGCAGTGGCAGAGCAGCACCTTGAAATGCTGTTTGTACATGCGGACTCCCGGGGTAAAGGATATGGCAAGATTTTGTTGAACTATGCTGTTGAGCAGTTGGGGGTTCGCTATGTAGACGTAAATGAACAGAATGAACAGGCTGTAGGATTTTACTTCAAAATGGGATTTGAACAGACCGGAAGATCGGCTCAAGACGGTTCCGGGAAACCTTACCCTATATTGCATTTACAGCTCCAACCAAAAGAAGCAGCCCGATAA
- a CDS encoding DUF1398 domain-containing protein, translating into MFTIEQIRQAHAKVKSGADFPAYMREIKALGVLGYDAYVADGRIDYFGAEGYTTSAPAKYDRMDVAGQSDIVQFRKDLKDHQQGLTDYLTFCRDCARSGVEKWIIDMDRMTCAYYDKAGNELLIENIPQ; encoded by the coding sequence ATGTTTACAATAGAACAAATCAGACAGGCACATGCCAAAGTGAAATCCGGAGCGGATTTTCCAGCCTATATGCGCGAAATTAAAGCACTTGGTGTGTTGGGCTACGATGCTTATGTAGCAGACGGACGTATAGATTATTTTGGCGCGGAAGGATATACTACATCGGCTCCAGCAAAGTATGACCGAATGGACGTGGCAGGACAGAGTGATATCGTACAGTTTAGAAAAGATCTTAAAGATCATCAGCAAGGTCTTACCGATTACCTGACCTTCTGCAGAGATTGTGCACGGTCGGGAGTGGAAAAATGGATTATTGATATGGATCGGATGACCTGTGCCTATTATGACAAAGCTGGAAATGAGCTTCTCATTGAAAATATTCCGCAATAA
- a CDS encoding phosphatidylinositol-specific phospholipase C domain-containing protein gives MEKLTQTWMSQLDDNKLLSEITIPGTHDSGTYTLGDGPIDSAAKCQTQSIAEQLNNGIRFLDIRLARGTDNDGVLWLYHGGSRAISVALDLTFEQVINDCIHFLDKNPQETIVMSVKKEFGDEIHDWVKSTIEKRTDWNQRWWLSNNKNPALKQIRGKIVLFRRFDMADFGLDTQGGWPVDSEGPLSHHNINFYVQDVYSSWSDDDDRKEKFNVHVKNCLIKASEDNKNTIYINFASATGFLGGLLPLTTNPRDMADTVLPLFHQYLSETTPARYGIIPMDFPEIGSNLTKLLINCNKANVRAPVSGSVVEICTTLGLFKDGYDFCMDVKGGDSQDGAPVIVYEAKRSNNQKWKLTDAGDGFYYLEPQHATGKVLDADYRSGNETKVAIRSRNGSDSQKWKITTTSDYPVQYTISPKSTQGSCLDIKGGICKNGSEIILFPKHGGDNQLWYINKIG, from the coding sequence ATGGAAAAATTAACACAAACATGGATGAGTCAGCTTGATGATAATAAGCTGCTGTCCGAAATAACTATACCGGGCACACATGATTCCGGAACTTACACGCTCGGAGATGGCCCTATCGATAGTGCTGCAAAATGTCAGACGCAGAGTATTGCAGAACAATTAAATAATGGTATTCGCTTTCTGGATATACGATTGGCAAGAGGGACAGATAATGACGGTGTTCTCTGGCTGTACCATGGAGGCAGTCGGGCGATTAGTGTGGCATTGGATCTGACATTTGAACAGGTCATCAACGACTGTATTCACTTTTTGGATAAAAATCCTCAGGAAACGATTGTTATGTCGGTCAAGAAAGAATTCGGTGATGAGATTCACGATTGGGTAAAGAGCACTATTGAAAAACGAACAGACTGGAATCAAAGATGGTGGTTATCGAATAATAAGAATCCTGCATTGAAACAGATTCGTGGCAAGATTGTATTATTCCGCAGATTTGATATGGCCGATTTTGGTTTGGATACACAGGGAGGCTGGCCGGTCGATAGTGAGGGACCTTTAAGTCATCATAATATTAATTTCTATGTGCAGGATGTGTATAGCTCATGGTCAGATGATGATGACCGAAAAGAAAAATTTAATGTACATGTTAAAAATTGTCTGATCAAAGCTTCCGAAGATAATAAGAACACAATTTATATCAATTTTGCAAGTGCTACGGGTTTCCTTGGCGGCTTGTTACCCCTTACTACTAATCCCCGTGACATGGCGGATACTGTACTTCCGCTTTTTCACCAATACCTGTCCGAAACTACTCCTGCACGATACGGTATTATACCGATGGATTTTCCTGAAATCGGTTCCAATCTCACGAAGCTGCTGATCAACTGCAATAAAGCGAATGTACGCGCTCCTGTTTCAGGCTCCGTAGTAGAAATATGTACTACATTAGGACTTTTTAAGGACGGGTATGATTTCTGTATGGATGTAAAAGGAGGTGACAGTCAGGACGGCGCTCCTGTTATTGTTTACGAAGCCAAACGGTCAAACAACCAAAAATGGAAGCTGACAGATGCCGGAGATGGATTTTACTATCTGGAACCCCAACATGCAACAGGCAAAGTACTTGACGCAGACTACAGAAGTGGTAATGAAACAAAAGTGGCCATACGAAGCAGAAACGGAAGTGACAGTCAGAAATGGAAAATTACAACTACAAGTGATTATCCTGTTCAGTATACGATCTCTCCAAAGAGTACACAGGGATCCTGTCTGGATATAAAGGGAGGAATTTGTAAAAATGGTTCGGAAATTATTTTATTTCCGAAGCACGGTGGCGACAATCAACTCTGGTATATTAATAAGATTGGTTAA